One Microlunatus soli genomic window carries:
- a CDS encoding LysR family transcriptional regulator, with the protein MDLLLHLRGFVAVADQLSVSRAAEELGVDQPLLSRRLRALEDHLGVRLVDRSRRQIALSDTGAALLPRARALLDQADHLVAGVTAISTPAFRLTVPGSVEPDVLARLVGMLQRQRIETRVVAGDDHELPESPGWRIEHTTSTAADWTVELGISGTIGSRSNGVRIGDLRPHRGSRQHRELLITDEDDHAGFLDAVRTVADRSGVSPRLIRRTTSAIARAGLIADQAVIITSRRNAERHGLNWTRLLDPELKQWFRLIERDPIPSALQDGPLRQRVLTMIGVVLGAASSTPDTGADRWDTP; encoded by the coding sequence GTGGATCTGCTGCTGCACCTGCGCGGCTTCGTCGCGGTCGCCGATCAATTGAGTGTCTCGAGGGCGGCCGAGGAGCTCGGTGTCGACCAGCCGTTGTTGAGTCGACGGCTGCGCGCCCTGGAGGACCATCTCGGAGTCCGGCTGGTCGACCGCAGTCGGCGTCAGATTGCGCTGTCCGATACCGGAGCTGCGCTGCTGCCGCGGGCGCGTGCGCTGCTCGACCAGGCCGACCATCTGGTGGCCGGCGTGACCGCGATCTCGACGCCGGCCTTCCGGTTGACGGTGCCCGGTTCGGTCGAACCGGACGTCTTGGCCCGACTGGTCGGCATGCTGCAGCGGCAGCGGATCGAGACCCGGGTGGTCGCTGGAGATGATCATGAACTGCCGGAGAGCCCCGGCTGGCGGATCGAGCACACGACGTCGACCGCGGCTGACTGGACGGTCGAGTTGGGGATCAGTGGCACGATCGGGTCGCGCAGCAACGGAGTCCGGATCGGCGACCTGCGGCCGCATCGGGGCAGCCGCCAGCACCGGGAATTGTTGATCACCGATGAAGATGATCATGCAGGTTTCCTGGATGCTGTCCGCACTGTCGCCGATCGGTCCGGCGTCAGTCCCCGGCTGATCCGACGGACGACGAGCGCGATCGCCAGAGCCGGGTTGATTGCCGATCAGGCTGTGATCATCACCTCTCGACGCAATGCCGAACGGCATGGTCTGAACTGGACCCGACTGCTCGATCCGGAGTTGAAGCAGTGGTTCCGGCTGATCGAACGGGACCCGATACCGAGCGCGCTGCAGGACGGCCCGTTGCGGCAGCGGGTGCTGACCATGATCGGCGTCGTGCTCGGGGCGGCCTCCTCGACGCCGGACACCGGCGCTGATCGGTGGGACACACCGTGA